In the genome of Bacteroidales bacterium, one region contains:
- the pyrE gene encoding orotate phosphoribosyltransferase: MLFSEEFSAKIAEILLQKKAILLSVDSFFTWASGWKSPIYCDNRRLLSYPDAREVILEGMIKILDTYFKEAQVIAGVATAGIPWASMVADRMKLPLVYVRSNPKDHGLQHQIEGDLKAESKVVIVEDLVSTGKSSLQVLDILRANHVEVLGMMANFSYAFPSTEESFEKMRCKLVTLSDYPSLLKKAIISGYIHEDMLQTLEAWRIAPDKWNAQ, from the coding sequence ATGTTGTTCAGTGAAGAATTTTCAGCAAAGATAGCAGAAATTTTATTGCAAAAGAAAGCAATTTTGTTATCTGTAGATTCTTTTTTTACGTGGGCAAGTGGTTGGAAATCTCCCATATATTGTGATAACAGAAGGCTTCTTTCATATCCAGATGCAAGAGAGGTCATTTTAGAAGGTATGATAAAGATTTTGGATACTTACTTTAAAGAAGCTCAAGTTATTGCTGGAGTTGCAACAGCAGGTATTCCTTGGGCGAGCATGGTTGCTGACAGAATGAAGTTGCCTCTTGTTTACGTAAGATCTAATCCTAAAGATCATGGACTTCAACACCAAATAGAAGGAGATCTTAAGGCAGAAAGTAAGGTTGTGATTGTCGAAGATCTTGTTTCGACAGGAAAAAGCAGCTTGCAAGTGCTTGATATTCTTCGAGCAAATCATGTCGAAGTTCTTGGAATGATGGCAAACTTTAGTTACGCATTTCCATCGACAGAAGAATCGTTCGAAAAGATGAGATGTAAGTTAGTTACACTTTCAGATTATCCTTCCCTTTTGAAAAAAGCGATAATCTCAGGTTATATACATGAAGACATGCTTCAAACTTTAGAAGCATGGCGTATTGCACCAGATAAATGGAATGCCCAATGA
- a CDS encoding M1 family aminopeptidase has translation MKVWFANFVLVFLCYTNLFAQITQVQFKHVEIHIDSVKITPPVLYGWAIADIQSMNSDFLIYLCLKLDSAYEIFSGTSVTIDSVDECTWRLTNINQPGDYKIKFWFHGKPPLDPQGFGGVYFINPYVFNLGVSLNLPVHSFGRAWFPTTDEFTDKATYSFYIRTDTSLMAICNGTLQSVTPVPGTPHQIWHWKLRDSIPAYLVSFAIGPYKKYTDQYISITNDTIPIEIYVPQNLLSKVAGTFAHLHQGLSLFEEKFGPYRWERIGYVGVPFNAGAMEHATSIAIPNLIITGNTSYETLIIHELSHHWFGNLVTCKTPQEMWLNEGWARYSEYIFLENIYNLQQARQWYMEELASTLKEAHLEDGGFYPVGNIPLNITYGSTTYDKGALVLHTLRNYLGDSLFFESVRQYTQQFSFANAGNEDFKQVLENVSQMNLNDFFDGWVYTKGFPHFDAHLLSSFPAGNGYVANVRLKQKLYGADHYWKGNKIELVFYDSTFNHTSKIANFSSIDTVIQFNLPFKPAFVWLDPEEKTADACVGESFQINNPGTYIPYSAYCNLTISSIMSPFLLRIEHHIAAPDSALLADTIYRLSPNHYWKVTGLVPNGTVGTLHFQYIRNHSFHDKSLLITSNSADSLVLVYRSNINDPWKIIPFVKSGNNSIGYLKTSHIAPGEYAFAIGKPFQSYTQESTLNAKFKIYPNPGKNFILECYDTDVNIEKISIFSVTGQELDVIHHPTFPYYYAAPFLPGVYIMHFIGKDGNVISSHFFSIIRD, from the coding sequence ATGAAAGTTTGGTTTGCAAATTTCGTTTTGGTTTTTTTATGCTACACAAACCTTTTTGCCCAAATTACTCAAGTCCAGTTTAAACATGTTGAAATACACATAGATTCTGTAAAAATAACTCCTCCGGTACTCTATGGATGGGCTATTGCTGACATTCAAAGTATGAATTCAGATTTTTTGATTTATTTGTGTCTGAAATTAGACAGTGCGTATGAGATTTTCAGCGGAACTTCTGTTACCATCGACAGCGTAGATGAATGTACGTGGCGTCTTACAAATATCAATCAACCAGGTGATTATAAGATAAAATTTTGGTTTCATGGTAAACCCCCTTTAGATCCACAAGGGTTTGGAGGCGTGTATTTTATCAATCCTTATGTGTTTAATCTTGGCGTATCTCTGAATTTGCCTGTGCACAGTTTTGGACGCGCATGGTTTCCAACCACAGATGAGTTTACCGATAAAGCCACTTACAGTTTTTACATACGCACTGATACTTCTCTCATGGCTATTTGCAATGGCACGTTACAATCGGTAACCCCCGTGCCAGGTACTCCTCATCAAATTTGGCATTGGAAACTACGCGATTCTATTCCTGCTTATCTTGTTTCCTTTGCAATTGGTCCATATAAAAAATATACTGATCAATATATAAGCATAACCAACGACACGATTCCTATTGAGATCTACGTACCACAAAACTTGCTTTCTAAAGTGGCAGGAACCTTTGCCCATCTCCACCAAGGTCTAAGTCTTTTTGAAGAAAAATTCGGACCCTATCGATGGGAGAGAATAGGTTACGTCGGTGTCCCATTTAATGCAGGCGCCATGGAACATGCTACCAGCATAGCCATACCTAATTTGATCATTACTGGAAATACTTCCTATGAAACACTTATCATACATGAATTATCCCATCATTGGTTTGGAAATCTTGTTACGTGCAAAACTCCTCAAGAAATGTGGCTTAATGAAGGATGGGCACGATATAGCGAATATATTTTCTTAGAAAACATCTACAATTTGCAACAAGCGAGACAGTGGTATATGGAAGAACTTGCTAGCACACTCAAAGAAGCCCACTTAGAAGATGGGGGATTTTATCCTGTTGGGAACATTCCCCTCAACATTACTTATGGCTCAACTACATACGATAAGGGTGCTTTAGTTTTGCATACACTTCGGAACTACTTAGGCGATAGTCTTTTTTTCGAAAGTGTCCGCCAATATACCCAACAATTCTCCTTTGCCAATGCTGGTAATGAAGATTTTAAACAAGTTCTTGAAAATGTTTCTCAGATGAACTTAAACGACTTCTTTGATGGCTGGGTTTACACAAAAGGTTTTCCTCATTTTGACGCACATTTACTTAGCTCATTTCCGGCCGGTAATGGATACGTAGCAAATGTTCGATTAAAACAAAAACTTTACGGTGCCGATCATTATTGGAAAGGAAACAAAATTGAACTGGTTTTTTATGATTCTACTTTTAATCATACATCAAAAATCGCCAATTTTTCAAGTATTGATACCGTTATCCAATTTAATTTACCTTTCAAACCTGCTTTTGTTTGGCTTGATCCTGAGGAAAAAACTGCTGATGCCTGTGTCGGGGAATCTTTTCAAATTAACAATCCAGGTACTTATATTCCTTACAGTGCCTACTGCAATCTCACTATTTCAAGCATTATGAGTCCTTTCTTATTACGCATAGAACATCACATAGCAGCACCGGATTCTGCCCTTTTAGCTGATACCATTTATCGTTTATCACCCAATCACTATTGGAAAGTAACAGGACTTGTCCCAAATGGTACCGTTGGAACTCTCCACTTTCAATACATTAGAAATCATTCTTTTCATGACAAGTCTTTGCTTATCACGTCTAACAGTGCTGATTCGCTTGTTCTTGTTTACAGAAGTAATATCAACGACCCATGGAAGATCATTCCCTTCGTAAAATCAGGCAACAATTCCATTGGATATCTTAAAACCTCACATATTGCTCCAGGTGAATACGCCTTTGCCATAGGGAAACCTTTCCAAAGCTACACCCAAGAAAGCACCCTTAATGCCAAATTTAAAATTTATCCCAATCCCGGAAAAAATTTCATCCTCGAATGTTACGACACTGATGTGAACATAGAAAAAATAAGCATATTCAGCGTTACAGGTCAAGAATTAGATGTGATTCACCATCCAACTTTCCCATATTATTATGCTGCACCATTTTTACCTGGGGTGTATATTATGCACTTTATAGGCAAAGATGGAAATGTAATAAGCTCCCATTTTTTTTCAATTATCAGAGATTGA
- a CDS encoding YitT family protein, with translation MKKLSKFFTWDEIRSYVYILIGTFVMAIGFVFFISPYKLAPGGVYGIAIILHHLFSFPIGITGISIDIPLTLLGIYLLGPQFGFKTILGFTLLSAWVSLLEFTWGYNSLVENDPLLSSIFGGVLLGFGLGVVFRSRASSGGSDIVAMIINKFTGIPVGQSLIYVDASIVMMTLIAFDDWKIPLYSWIVIFITGRVIDTVIQGVNHDKTCIIITNKPEEVRQKILFDLKRGGTIIPAKGLYTNEDRTMIYVVLNRQEVAELHDYIYKIDSGAFMTVIDANEIFGNGFRPFGSRINL, from the coding sequence ATGAAAAAACTCAGCAAGTTCTTCACATGGGATGAAATTCGGTCGTACGTTTACATTCTAATTGGCACGTTTGTCATGGCAATAGGTTTCGTTTTTTTTATTTCTCCGTACAAACTTGCTCCAGGAGGAGTATATGGAATAGCAATCATTTTACATCATTTGTTTTCTTTTCCTATAGGGATTACAGGTATTTCAATAGATATACCTTTAACTTTGCTTGGTATATATCTTTTAGGGCCGCAATTTGGTTTTAAGACGATTCTTGGTTTTACGCTTCTTTCAGCATGGGTTAGCTTACTTGAATTTACATGGGGCTACAATTCGTTGGTTGAAAATGATCCTTTACTTTCGTCAATTTTTGGTGGGGTTCTTTTGGGTTTTGGTTTGGGTGTTGTGTTTCGATCTCGTGCTTCTTCAGGTGGGAGCGACATAGTGGCTATGATCATCAACAAATTTACTGGAATACCCGTGGGACAATCTCTCATATATGTCGATGCAAGTATTGTAATGATGACACTTATCGCTTTTGATGACTGGAAGATACCTCTCTATAGCTGGATTGTTATTTTCATTACGGGACGTGTCATCGACACGGTCATTCAAGGAGTGAACCATGATAAAACGTGTATCATTATTACCAATAAGCCAGAAGAAGTTAGACAAAAAATTCTTTTTGACCTGAAAAGAGGTGGAACCATTATTCCTGCCAAAGGTTTATATACCAACGAAGACAGAACAATGATTTATGTTGTACTTAACAGGCAAGAAGTTGCAGAACTCCATGATTATATCTACAAAATTGACAGTGGGGCCTTTATGACGGTGATTGATGCCAATGAAATTTTCGGTAATGGTTTTCGTCCGTTTGGCTCAAGAATCAATCTCTGA
- the thiL gene encoding thiamine-phosphate kinase encodes MLEDKNVVFTPLDKIGEFELIKILTEKFQLKQPSSLLGVGDDAAVIEISDDKVLVATTDILIEHVHFDLTWMPLKHLGYKAVIANLSDVVAMNATPTQILVTIAVSNRFSLEAVQQIYEGIEFACSKYNVDLVGGDTSSSEKGLILSVTAVGMAEKHAITYRKGAQVNDLICVTGDLGAAYAGLLVLQREKVTFEANPNIQPDLQGYEYVIERQIKPEARLDILEKFKSFGIKPSSMIDISDGLSSELLHICSQSHVGCKIFEEKIPIDIQTQKVADEFNIPELTMALNGGEDYELLFTISVYDYDKIKNRDDIAIIGYITSPESGRYLINKAEQEIELKARGWNAFGNKP; translated from the coding sequence ATGCTGGAAGATAAGAACGTAGTTTTTACACCACTAGATAAAATAGGTGAGTTTGAGTTGATCAAAATTCTAACTGAAAAATTTCAACTTAAGCAACCTTCATCTTTGCTTGGAGTAGGAGACGATGCAGCGGTAATTGAAATAAGTGATGATAAGGTATTGGTGGCAACAACAGATATACTTATTGAGCATGTACATTTTGATTTAACATGGATGCCACTGAAACACCTAGGATATAAAGCAGTCATTGCTAATTTAAGCGATGTTGTAGCCATGAATGCTACACCTACCCAAATATTAGTAACAATAGCTGTTTCGAATCGTTTTTCACTCGAAGCTGTACAACAAATTTATGAAGGAATTGAGTTTGCATGTAGCAAATACAATGTTGATCTAGTGGGAGGAGATACGAGTTCGTCCGAAAAAGGTCTTATTTTATCTGTAACTGCTGTTGGTATGGCAGAAAAACACGCTATTACTTATCGAAAAGGTGCACAGGTCAATGATTTAATCTGCGTTACAGGTGATCTGGGAGCGGCTTATGCCGGATTACTAGTACTTCAGAGAGAAAAAGTCACTTTCGAAGCCAATCCTAATATTCAACCTGATCTGCAGGGATATGAGTATGTAATAGAAAGGCAAATTAAACCCGAAGCACGTCTCGATATTTTGGAGAAGTTTAAAAGTTTTGGAATCAAACCTTCCAGTATGATTGATATTTCGGACGGGCTGTCATCTGAATTACTTCACATTTGCTCGCAATCTCATGTCGGGTGCAAAATTTTTGAGGAGAAAATTCCCATTGATATTCAAACTCAGAAAGTGGCAGATGAGTTTAACATTCCAGAATTAACCATGGCACTTAATGGGGGAGAGGATTATGAATTGTTGTTTACTATATCAGTTTATGATTATGACAAAATAAAGAACAGAGACGATATAGCAATAATCGGGTACATTACTTCACCTGAATCCGGAAGATATCTTATCAACAAAGCCGAACAGGAAATAGAACTTAAGGCCCGAGGGTGGAATGCTTTTGGCAATAAACCATGA
- a CDS encoding NUDIX domain-containing protein yields MQQIYKVFTSSKVIVFSNSAPSDEHILVLDASALVNIHGILKNFEQNPSVQICYFVDAEVEKLFSNFYSHMRVIPAAGGIVYSPQKKVLIIYRLKSWDFPKGKIDWGETDEMAALREVSEETGIQDLTIVRRLQPTFHLYNAGDSYILKETHWFLMKCSTSPLLKPQFEENITQVKWVDLDELEKYKPLMYPSLHQLIDEVRHILFQTV; encoded by the coding sequence ATGCAACAAATATATAAAGTTTTTACATCTTCCAAAGTTATAGTATTTTCAAATTCAGCACCATCGGATGAACATATTCTAGTTTTAGATGCTAGTGCTTTGGTTAACATTCATGGAATTTTGAAAAACTTTGAACAAAACCCTTCCGTTCAGATTTGCTATTTTGTAGATGCTGAAGTGGAAAAATTATTTTCTAATTTTTACTCTCACATGCGAGTTATTCCAGCTGCTGGTGGAATCGTATATAGCCCACAGAAAAAAGTTCTTATCATCTATCGTCTTAAAAGTTGGGATTTTCCCAAGGGTAAAATTGATTGGGGAGAAACTGACGAAATGGCAGCCTTGAGAGAAGTTTCAGAAGAAACAGGTATACAAGATTTGACTATCGTCAGGCGACTTCAACCTACTTTTCATCTATACAATGCTGGGGATAGTTACATACTTAAAGAAACTCATTGGTTTTTAATGAAATGCTCGACATCTCCCTTGCTTAAACCTCAATTTGAAGAAAACATCACCCAAGTCAAATGGGTTGATTTGGATGAACTTGAAAAATACAAACCCCTGATGTACCCATCACTTCATCAACTTATTGATGAAGTGCGTCACATCCTCTTTCAAACGGTATAA
- a CDS encoding aminopeptidase, translating to MKKFQWFFQLFIIILSGQTLQDKLSRLPGVQIESKKEHSDFKEVWVTFFKMPIDHNDSTKGFFKQRVFIFHRDFTKPVVCVTEGYTASYALSPFYSEELSTLLDANLIIIEHRFFGKSIPDGTISWQYLTVRQAACDHHDIIQKLKKIYPGKWVTTGASKGGSTAVYHRCFYPNDVDVTVAYVAPFTTNREDPRVIPFLKQVGADSIRAKVLRFQQAVLKKREEIKKYMEVDAKKYPLLVSPDSTLDYLVLEYAFSFWQYCHDPSRIPNENAPAKTLWKHLTSIIPLSSYSTIDEGGTNTFYVQAYYEVGYYGYDTVGLGKYLSIQSPYISNIILCPKEKLLPYDSSALHYVRQCIKTTLEKVIFIYGANDPWTACAAEIGDNKKVLKIIEPNACHNINIAGLNENNKTLVLSTLKSWLAAK from the coding sequence ATGAAAAAATTTCAATGGTTTTTTCAGCTTTTCATAATAATTCTCTCTGGGCAAACCCTTCAGGATAAACTTTCAAGGCTACCAGGGGTTCAAATTGAAAGCAAAAAAGAACATTCAGATTTTAAAGAGGTATGGGTTACTTTCTTTAAAATGCCTATTGATCACAACGATAGTACCAAAGGTTTTTTTAAACAACGAGTTTTTATTTTCCATCGTGATTTTACTAAGCCAGTAGTTTGCGTAACCGAGGGTTATACGGCTAGTTATGCACTCTCTCCCTTTTATAGCGAAGAACTTTCAACTCTTTTGGATGCGAATCTCATCATCATTGAACATCGATTTTTCGGTAAAAGCATCCCTGATGGAACAATTTCATGGCAATATTTGACCGTACGGCAAGCAGCATGCGACCACCATGACATTATACAAAAATTGAAAAAAATTTACCCCGGTAAATGGGTAACAACTGGTGCTAGTAAAGGAGGGAGTACAGCTGTTTATCATCGTTGTTTTTATCCAAACGATGTGGATGTAACTGTTGCCTATGTTGCCCCTTTTACTACCAATCGCGAAGATCCACGTGTTATCCCATTTCTTAAGCAAGTAGGAGCTGATAGTATTCGCGCCAAAGTGCTACGATTTCAGCAAGCAGTTTTAAAGAAACGTGAGGAAATCAAAAAATACATGGAGGTTGATGCGAAGAAATATCCACTTCTAGTTTCACCCGATAGTACTTTGGACTACCTCGTACTTGAGTATGCTTTTTCTTTCTGGCAATATTGTCATGATCCTAGTAGAATCCCTAATGAAAATGCTCCTGCTAAAACTCTATGGAAACACCTTACATCCATTATTCCTCTTTCTAGCTACTCCACCATTGACGAAGGTGGTACTAACACTTTTTACGTTCAAGCTTATTATGAGGTAGGTTATTATGGTTATGATACTGTCGGCCTTGGCAAATACCTTTCTATTCAATCTCCATATATAAGTAACATTATTTTGTGTCCCAAAGAAAAATTATTACCGTATGATTCTTCTGCTTTACATTACGTACGTCAATGTATAAAAACAACTTTAGAAAAAGTCATTTTTATTTATGGTGCCAACGATCCTTGGACAGCTTGCGCTGCAGAAATAGGAGACAATAAAAAAGTGTTGAAAATTATAGAACCCAATGCTTGCCACAACATCAACATTGCAGGACTAAACGAAAACAATAAAACACTCGTATTAAGTACACTGAAATCTTGGCTTGCCGCAAAATGA
- a CDS encoding AsmA-like C-terminal region-containing protein, producing the protein MKRRVAWKKVIKIFLISFLVLFLLMSGVIFWAWLHRTQIEKYVIELLNQHIDARIYIEKIDYTVFQNFPDLTIVLHGVRCVNFKTKDSVLLQVKTIGFSFNLWDLLKKNYVLNQINVMDGFLNMQVTNKGVANYEIWKTDTTGNTRSRDFIIELKQIQIKNVAFTYKDNYNRLMIKCLVNQMKAQGNFYENVFDVKQDAEFDRFTLELDSYEICKNKKVKAQGKFQVNTDKFMIMWSNADLRLENVRLKTQGHYHWENGHINAQATLNQTTFKDLFSLLPHQWLEEIKKYEIKGNVSLDFSISGKFSKTSFPAISSNIRVMKGHVMDPDSRVSLHDMQFSMQLKAQKSNDLRTYVLEINDLSYKLDERNWKSRLKIRNFLQPSIKFEMEGEMNLSSLQKWFKLNDFKVFEGEARVLLRLDDKFDSFHQMFDDHWDRKKIWTDIKLHNVTIQYTDMPMPIEHLQARLNINENKLFVDSLSCVFGNSDVSGKMTISPWIHLFSSEEVIVDGQIYSQRILYKDIDTVFISTSSDGSHHSTGLPLLTGSLKLRVDEFLYGNLSVKNIKGRIYVYSDKIIAENFTFQSLGGKGKIDAIVQSHKDQDLYNINVDVSSIDVRELFYEFNNFDQTTITYNHIRGKANVKGNVAFDVSKKGEVIDSTIGLDFIISMENGELIGYAPLNDLKKYLKDRDFEHVRFEKLNGRVVVADQTVYLDRMLIKSSVGNLWIEGMQTFDGKVEYQVEIKYSELKRKKIKSAPESEYGEVVRSRINDPSIYIGVTGTVDNPKFEVSGLTIKEIVKENIERQRSELKEAFQKEFLFKKRDTIHENQNKKPIQPIFKVEWEDE; encoded by the coding sequence ATGAAACGAAGAGTTGCATGGAAAAAAGTAATCAAAATTTTTCTGATTTCCTTTTTGGTTTTGTTTTTGCTTATGTCAGGAGTTATTTTTTGGGCATGGCTTCATCGGACTCAGATTGAGAAATATGTCATAGAGCTTCTGAACCAGCACATAGATGCGCGTATTTACATTGAAAAAATAGATTACACCGTATTTCAGAATTTTCCTGATTTGACAATAGTTCTTCACGGGGTTCGATGTGTAAATTTCAAAACAAAAGATTCAGTTCTTTTACAAGTTAAAACCATAGGATTTAGCTTTAATTTATGGGATTTATTGAAAAAAAATTACGTACTCAACCAAATTAACGTAATGGATGGTTTTCTAAACATGCAAGTAACTAATAAAGGGGTGGCAAACTATGAAATATGGAAAACAGATACGACAGGTAACACTCGTTCTCGGGATTTTATAATAGAACTTAAGCAAATTCAGATAAAAAATGTTGCATTCACATACAAGGACAACTACAATAGGCTGATGATCAAGTGCCTTGTTAATCAAATGAAAGCTCAAGGAAATTTTTATGAAAACGTTTTTGATGTAAAACAGGATGCCGAATTCGATCGTTTTACCCTCGAACTTGATTCATATGAAATATGTAAGAATAAAAAAGTGAAGGCCCAAGGAAAATTCCAAGTAAACACAGACAAATTCATGATCATGTGGAGCAATGCAGATCTGCGTTTGGAGAATGTAAGGCTAAAAACCCAGGGTCATTATCATTGGGAAAACGGACATATCAATGCACAAGCAACACTTAACCAAACTACTTTTAAAGATTTGTTTTCGTTGCTGCCTCATCAATGGCTGGAAGAAATCAAAAAATATGAAATAAAAGGTAATGTTTCCTTAGACTTCAGTATTTCGGGGAAGTTCTCAAAAACATCGTTTCCTGCTATTAGTTCAAACATTCGGGTGATGAAAGGACATGTGATGGATCCGGATTCACGAGTTTCATTACATGATATGCAATTCAGTATGCAACTTAAGGCTCAAAAATCAAATGATTTGAGAACTTATGTTTTGGAGATCAACGATTTAAGTTACAAACTGGATGAACGAAATTGGAAAAGCAGATTGAAGATTCGCAATTTCCTTCAACCATCCATTAAATTTGAAATGGAAGGAGAAATGAATTTATCATCTTTGCAAAAATGGTTTAAATTGAATGATTTTAAAGTGTTTGAGGGGGAAGCTCGGGTTTTACTTCGACTGGATGATAAGTTTGATTCTTTTCATCAAATGTTCGATGATCATTGGGACCGGAAAAAAATATGGACTGATATAAAACTTCATAACGTAACCATACAATACACAGATATGCCCATGCCTATTGAGCATCTACAAGCTCGACTTAACATCAACGAAAACAAGCTTTTCGTGGACAGTTTATCATGTGTTTTCGGAAATTCAGATGTAAGTGGAAAAATGACCATCAGTCCGTGGATTCATCTCTTTAGCTCTGAAGAAGTTATTGTAGATGGGCAAATTTATTCTCAACGGATACTTTATAAAGACATCGATACGGTCTTTATATCCACTTCATCCGATGGTTCTCATCATTCAACTGGCTTGCCTCTATTGACTGGTTCATTGAAATTGCGGGTAGATGAATTTCTTTATGGCAACCTTTCCGTGAAAAACATTAAAGGAAGAATATATGTTTATTCAGATAAAATTATTGCTGAGAATTTTACTTTTCAGTCCTTAGGTGGTAAAGGTAAAATTGATGCTATTGTTCAATCTCATAAAGATCAAGATCTATACAACATTAATGTTGATGTATCCTCTATTGATGTAAGGGAATTATTTTACGAATTTAACAATTTCGATCAAACGACCATTACTTATAATCATATTAGGGGAAAAGCTAATGTAAAGGGAAATGTTGCTTTTGACGTATCGAAAAAAGGTGAAGTCATCGATTCGACCATAGGACTTGATTTCATCATTAGCATGGAAAATGGAGAATTGATTGGCTATGCCCCTTTAAATGATTTAAAAAAGTACTTAAAAGATAGAGATTTCGAACACGTACGGTTCGAGAAATTAAACGGTCGGGTTGTCGTTGCTGATCAGACAGTTTATCTCGACAGAATGCTCATCAAATCCAGTGTGGGTAATTTATGGATCGAAGGTATGCAAACCTTTGATGGGAAGGTAGAATATCAAGTTGAGATAAAATACAGTGAACTCAAACGTAAAAAAATTAAATCAGCTCCAGAAAGTGAATACGGGGAGGTAGTTAGAAGTCGTATTAATGACCCTTCCATTTACATAGGAGTCACTGGTACGGTCGATAACCCAAAATTTGAAGTGAGCGGATTAACCATCAAAGAAATAGTGAAAGAGAACATTGAACGGCAACGCTCAGAACTGAAAGAAGCGTTTCAGAAGGAATTTCTATTTAAGAAAAGAGATACCATTCATGAAAATCAAAACAAAAAACCCATTCAACCTATATTTAAGGTTGAATGGGAGGACGAATAA
- a CDS encoding zinc metalloprotease HtpX — MNAIKTFFILLLMFGLFLLVGYAVAGEEGMWIALMLATIFNGLSFILSDKIALMMYRARKVSPEEAPELHRMVEELADEAGIPKPGVYISEMEIPNAFATGRSPRRSAVAVTRGLLKYLDKNELKGVLAHEIAHIEHRDILTGTIAAVIASAISFIAQMAYYAGFFLGRDRNNGVGSLLYLLVLAILTPLIASMLQMALSRTREYAADERGARLVGNPLYLANALRKLGLYTAHRPASTSEINPATSHMLIVNPFKGGLANLFSTHPPIEKRIARLESMII, encoded by the coding sequence ATGAATGCCATCAAAACCTTTTTCATTTTATTGTTAATGTTTGGTCTATTTCTTCTTGTTGGTTATGCAGTTGCTGGTGAAGAAGGTATGTGGATAGCCCTCATGTTAGCTACAATTTTTAACGGATTGTCCTTTATTTTATCTGACAAAATTGCTTTGATGATGTATCGTGCTCGAAAAGTCAGCCCCGAAGAAGCTCCCGAATTACACAGAATGGTTGAAGAGTTGGCAGATGAGGCAGGTATACCCAAGCCGGGTGTCTACATTTCTGAGATGGAGATTCCTAACGCTTTTGCCACCGGACGAAGTCCTAGACGTTCAGCTGTGGCTGTAACACGTGGTTTGTTAAAATATCTCGACAAAAACGAATTAAAAGGAGTTCTTGCTCATGAAATTGCACACATCGAACATCGGGATATCCTGACTGGAACTATTGCTGCAGTCATTGCAAGTGCCATATCATTCATAGCTCAAATGGCCTATTATGCAGGTTTTTTCTTAGGAAGAGATAGGAACAATGGCGTAGGTAGTTTGTTATATTTGCTTGTATTAGCTATTCTTACACCTCTTATAGCTAGCATGCTTCAAATGGCCTTATCTCGCACAAGGGAATATGCTGCCGATGAGCGAGGAGCAAGATTGGTAGGAAATCCACTTTACCTTGCCAATGCTTTGAGAAAGTTAGGGCTTTATACAGCCCATCGTCCAGCTTCAACCAGCGAAATCAATCCCGCAACTTCACATATGCTCATTGTCAATCCCTTTAAGGGCGGTCTCGCTAATTTATTCAGTACTCACCCACCTATTGAAAAGCGCATTGCAAGACTCGAAAGTATGATCATTTAA